A portion of the Deltaproteobacteria bacterium RIFCSPHIGHO2_02_FULL_44_16 genome contains these proteins:
- a CDS encoding AAA family ATPase, with protein sequence MIVYSSTKQGFLNDVMSNDIHNEILYAFQEKLGHSTSINEIMSWQNSMPYMARILDDQDIPADAGVAIEYKIPQTSRRVDFILTGLNEQNKEAVVLIELKQWSTASMTGKDAVVETYVGHALREVNHPSYQAWSYAMLIEDYNQTVQEEEIEINPCAYLHNYTPDEVISDSSYAEYIDKAPLFLKPDALALRAFIKKFVKHGDNKNILYRIDNGRIRPSKNLADKLSSLLQGNQEFIMIDDQKIVFETAKKLATESTEKDKHVLIIEGGPGTGKTVVAINLLVQLTKKQLNTQYITRNSAPRLVYESKLAGTLKRSQISNLFSGSGSFHHVQNNVFDALIVDEAHRLNAKSGMFKHMGENQVKEIIEASKFSIFFVDENQKVTLHDIGTKDEIRRWAIGLGATVHEMELTSQFRCNGSDGYLSWLDNALQIRETANETLEGIDYDFRVMSSANELRDLIYEKNKINNKARMVAGYCWKWLSKKNPLMDDIIFPEQNFSAKWNLDTDGMLWIVKPDSVKEVGCIHTCQGLELDYVGVIIGLDFVIRNGEVVTDVTQRASSDKSVHGYKKLLMEDPENTMKTLDLIVKNTYRTLMTRGQKGCYVYFVDKETEEWFRARMIKFN encoded by the coding sequence ATGATCGTTTACTCTTCTACAAAGCAAGGATTTTTGAATGACGTAATGTCTAACGATATTCATAATGAAATCCTCTATGCCTTTCAAGAAAAACTTGGTCACAGCACCAGCATCAACGAAATAATGTCTTGGCAGAATTCCATGCCGTACATGGCGCGTATTTTGGATGATCAAGATATTCCAGCAGATGCCGGCGTTGCTATCGAATATAAAATTCCACAGACATCACGTCGTGTGGATTTTATTTTGACGGGATTAAACGAACAGAATAAAGAAGCTGTTGTCTTGATTGAATTGAAACAGTGGTCTACAGCATCTATGACGGGAAAAGATGCCGTTGTTGAAACATATGTGGGTCATGCGCTCCGAGAAGTGAACCACCCATCCTATCAGGCATGGTCTTATGCAATGTTGATCGAAGATTATAATCAGACCGTTCAAGAGGAAGAAATCGAAATCAATCCGTGCGCATATCTCCACAACTACACACCAGATGAAGTCATTTCTGACTCATCGTATGCAGAATATATTGATAAAGCTCCGTTGTTTTTGAAACCCGATGCTTTGGCGTTGCGTGCGTTTATCAAAAAATTTGTAAAGCATGGCGACAACAAAAATATTTTGTATCGCATCGATAATGGAAGAATCCGCCCATCAAAAAATCTTGCCGATAAACTCAGTTCGCTTCTTCAAGGGAATCAAGAGTTTATAATGATCGATGATCAAAAGATTGTTTTTGAAACGGCAAAGAAATTAGCGACAGAGTCAACAGAGAAAGATAAACACGTTTTGATTATTGAGGGTGGGCCGGGGACGGGGAAGACGGTTGTCGCGATCAACTTACTTGTTCAACTCACAAAGAAACAATTGAACACGCAGTACATTACGCGTAACTCTGCACCGCGACTCGTCTATGAAAGTAAATTGGCAGGAACACTAAAGCGTTCTCAGATTTCTAACTTATTTAGCGGATCTGGAAGTTTCCATCATGTGCAAAATAATGTTTTTGATGCATTGATTGTCGATGAGGCTCATCGGTTAAATGCTAAGTCGGGCATGTTCAAACACATGGGAGAAAATCAGGTGAAAGAAATTATTGAAGCATCAAAGTTCAGCATTTTCTTTGTTGACGAAAATCAAAAAGTAACTCTCCATGACATTGGAACGAAGGATGAGATTCGTCGATGGGCTATTGGTCTTGGTGCAACAGTTCATGAAATGGAACTTACATCACAATTCCGTTGCAATGGTTCCGATGGTTACCTTTCTTGGCTCGACAATGCGTTGCAAATTCGAGAGACTGCAAATGAAACACTTGAAGGAATCGATTACGATTTTCGCGTTATGAGTTCTGCAAACGAACTCCGTGATCTGATTTACGAGAAAAATAAAATCAATAACAAGGCCCGCATGGTCGCTGGTTATTGTTGGAAATGGTTGAGCAAAAAGAATCCACTCATGGACGACATTATTTTTCCTGAACAAAACTTCAGCGCGAAATGGAATTTAGATACGGATGGAATGTTGTGGATTGTAAAACCAGATTCCGTGAAAGAAGTCGGATGTATTCACACATGCCAAGGCCTCGAACTCGATTATGTTGGGGTGATCATCGGTCTTGATTTTGTTATCCGCAACGGGGAAGTTGTTACAGATGTTACACAACGTGCGAGCAGTGATAAATCCGTTCATGGATATAAGAAACTTTTGATGGAGGATCCGGAGAATACAATGAAGACTTTGGATTTGATTGTGAAGAATACATATCGAACATTAATGACGCGCGGGCAGAAGGGATGTTATGTGTATTTTGTGGATAAGGAGACAGAGGAGTGGTTTAGAGCAAGGATGATAAAGTTCAATTAG
- a CDS encoding nucleotide pyrophosphohydrolase, with the protein MSEQTLGKLNELISRIVAFRDARDWKQFHNPKDLSLSLVLEATEVMEHFQWKSKEEMETYVVSHKEAISDELADVLYWVLLMSHDLDIDLLKALESKLQKNEAKYPEAKAKGNHAKYTEL; encoded by the coding sequence ATGTCTGAACAAACTTTAGGAAAACTTAATGAACTCATCTCTCGGATCGTTGCTTTCCGCGATGCTCGAGATTGGAAGCAATTCCATAATCCGAAAGACCTTTCGCTTTCTTTGGTTTTGGAGGCAACCGAGGTTATGGAGCATTTCCAATGGAAGAGTAAAGAGGAAATGGAGACGTACGTCGTATCTCATAAAGAAGCGATCAGTGATGAGCTTGCAGATGTTTTGTATTGGGTTTTGCTCATGAGTCATGATTTAGATATTGATCTATTGAAAGCTCTTGAAAGCAAGCTTCAAAAAAATGAAGCGAAATATCCGGAAGCAAAAGCAAAAGGAAATCATGCTAAATATACAGAGCTTTAA